A genome region from Mesorhizobium sp. B2-1-8 includes the following:
- the murJ gene encoding murein biosynthesis integral membrane protein MurJ, with translation MSLVKKFATVASGTLMSRALGFGREMLMAAALGTGPVADAFNAAFQFPNTFRRLFAEGAFNAAFVPLFAKEIETHGTDGAKRFSEEVFGVLFTALLALTIAMELAMPLIVRYLVAPGFADTPGKFETTVRLATIMFPYLICMSLAAMMAGMLNSLRRYFAAAIAPAFLNIILISVLGYAWYHGQDAHAVGFALSWGVLAAGIVQLAIVWVAVRNAGISIGFRRPKMTPNVKRLLILALPAAITGGITQINQLIGTAIASAQDSAVSSLAYADRVYQLPLGVVGVAVAIVLLPELSRALKSGNVIEAANLQNRSVEFTLFMTLPAAAALWVMSEPIVRLVYERGAFAANHSTPVVAAILAIFGLGLPAFVLIKAFTPGYFAREDTRTPMIFAAISVAVNVGTALTLFPRMGAPGIAVASAVAGWVNALMLLAVLIRRGHWGRDVPLLKRIPRLVLSAAVMGVALYFAEHYFAARLGPGSPLVIKATTVLALVAGGATLYFVTAFATGGADFGMIRRNVGRRRTESGQSVAKSELDE, from the coding sequence ATGAGTCTTGTCAAGAAATTCGCTACCGTAGCCTCCGGCACGTTGATGAGCCGTGCGCTCGGTTTCGGCCGCGAGATGCTGATGGCAGCCGCACTCGGCACCGGACCGGTCGCCGACGCCTTCAACGCCGCCTTCCAGTTCCCCAACACGTTTCGCCGGCTGTTCGCCGAAGGCGCGTTCAACGCCGCCTTCGTGCCGCTGTTCGCCAAGGAGATCGAGACGCACGGCACCGACGGCGCCAAGCGATTCTCGGAAGAAGTGTTCGGGGTCCTGTTCACCGCGCTGCTGGCGCTGACCATCGCCATGGAACTGGCGATGCCGCTGATCGTGCGCTACCTGGTGGCGCCGGGCTTTGCCGACACGCCGGGCAAGTTCGAGACGACCGTCCGGCTCGCGACGATCATGTTCCCCTACCTGATCTGCATGTCGCTCGCCGCCATGATGGCGGGCATGCTGAACTCGCTGCGCCGCTATTTCGCCGCCGCGATCGCGCCGGCTTTCCTCAACATCATCCTGATCAGCGTGCTTGGCTACGCCTGGTACCATGGGCAGGATGCACATGCTGTCGGCTTCGCCCTGTCCTGGGGCGTGCTGGCGGCCGGCATCGTGCAACTCGCCATCGTCTGGGTGGCGGTGCGCAATGCCGGCATCTCGATCGGCTTCCGCCGGCCGAAGATGACCCCGAACGTGAAGCGGCTCCTGATCCTGGCGCTGCCGGCGGCGATCACCGGCGGCATCACCCAGATCAACCAGCTGATCGGAACGGCCATTGCCTCGGCGCAGGACAGTGCCGTCTCCTCGCTGGCCTATGCCGACCGCGTCTACCAGTTGCCGCTCGGCGTCGTCGGCGTCGCGGTGGCGATCGTGCTGTTGCCCGAACTGTCGCGGGCTCTGAAATCAGGCAATGTGATCGAGGCCGCCAATCTGCAGAACCGCTCCGTCGAATTCACCCTGTTCATGACCTTGCCGGCGGCGGCGGCACTTTGGGTCATGTCGGAACCGATCGTACGGCTGGTCTATGAGCGCGGTGCGTTCGCCGCCAACCATTCGACGCCTGTCGTGGCGGCGATCCTGGCGATCTTCGGTCTCGGCCTGCCGGCCTTCGTGCTGATCAAGGCCTTCACCCCAGGGTATTTCGCGCGCGAGGACACGCGCACGCCGATGATCTTCGCCGCAATCTCCGTGGCGGTGAATGTCGGCACCGCACTGACGCTATTCCCGAGGATGGGCGCACCCGGTATCGCCGTGGCTTCGGCAGTCGCCGGCTGGGTCAACGCGCTGATGCTGCTTGCCGTACTGATCCGGCGCGGCCATTGGGGCCGCGACGTGCCGCTCTTGAAGCGAATTCCACGGCTGGTGCTGTCGGCGGCGGTAATGGGTGTCGCCCTCTATTTCGCCGAACATTATTTCGCCGCCAGGCTCGGACCCGGTTCGCCGCTGGTCATCAAGGCGACCACGGTGCTCGCGCTGGTGGCAGGTGGGGCGACGCTCTATTTCGTCACCGCATTCGCCACCGGCGGCGCCGATTTCGGCATGATCCGGCGCAATGTCGGGCGCAGGAGAACAGAATCCGGTCAGTCCGTGGCAAAATCAGAACTCGACGAATAA
- the trpS gene encoding tryptophan--tRNA ligase, whose product MSAFKPLVFSGVQPTGNLHLGNYLGAIKKFVALQDTSDCIYCVVDLHSLTAQLVYDDLADQTRSITAAFLASGIDPKKHIVFNQSRVMQHAELAWIFNCVARIGWMNKMTQFKDKAGKDRENASLGLLAYPSLMAADILLYRATHVPVGEDQKQHLELTRDIAQKFNNDFSDRIAGLGVGVEMQVGEETVNGFFPITEPVIGGPAARIMSLRDGSKKMSKSDPSDLSRINLTDDADTISKKIRKAKTDPEALPSEVDGLESRPEAENLVGIYAGLAEMSKADVLRQFGGQQFSVFKPALADLAVEKLAPIAGEMRRIQGDRAYVDAVLRDGGERAGVLAETTMKTVRDIVGLLQG is encoded by the coding sequence ATGTCCGCCTTCAAGCCACTCGTCTTCTCCGGTGTCCAGCCGACCGGCAATCTGCATCTCGGCAACTATCTCGGCGCCATCAAGAAATTCGTCGCCCTGCAGGACACGTCCGACTGCATCTATTGCGTCGTCGACCTGCATTCGCTGACCGCCCAGCTCGTCTATGACGACCTTGCCGACCAGACGCGGTCGATCACTGCGGCGTTCCTCGCCTCCGGCATCGATCCGAAGAAGCACATCGTCTTCAACCAGTCGCGGGTGATGCAGCATGCGGAGCTCGCCTGGATCTTCAACTGCGTCGCGCGCATCGGCTGGATGAACAAGATGACGCAGTTCAAGGACAAGGCTGGCAAGGACCGCGAGAATGCCTCGCTGGGCCTGCTCGCCTATCCCTCGCTGATGGCGGCCGACATCCTGCTCTACCGCGCCACCCACGTGCCGGTGGGCGAGGACCAGAAGCAGCATCTGGAATTGACCCGCGACATCGCCCAGAAATTCAACAACGATTTCTCCGACCGCATCGCCGGTCTTGGCGTCGGCGTCGAGATGCAGGTCGGCGAGGAGACGGTGAACGGCTTCTTCCCGATCACCGAACCGGTCATCGGCGGCCCGGCGGCGCGCATCATGAGCCTGCGCGACGGGTCGAAGAAGATGTCGAAGTCGGACCCATCGGACCTGTCGCGCATCAACCTGACCGACGATGCCGACACCATCTCGAAGAAGATCCGCAAGGCCAAGACCGACCCGGAAGCCTTGCCGAGCGAGGTCGACGGGCTGGAAAGCCGGCCCGAGGCGGAAAACCTGGTCGGCATCTATGCGGGCCTCGCCGAGATGTCGAAGGCCGACGTGCTCAGGCAATTCGGCGGCCAGCAATTCTCCGTCTTCAAGCCGGCGCTGGCCGATCTCGCGGTGGAAAAACTGGCGCCGATCGCCGGCGAGATGCGGCGCATCCAGGGCGACCGCGCCTATGTCGACGCCGTGCTCCGGGACGGCGGCGAACGTGCCGGCGTGCTTGCCGAGACGACAATGAAGACGGTGCGCGACATTGTCGGGCTGCTGCAGGGCTGA
- a CDS encoding universal stress protein, with protein sequence MVSKRLSREAGHRRKFLAIIDDTPECERAVAYASKRAQSTSGTLVLLYVIVPDDFQHWLGVEKIMREEANATARAALDGYANKVRQKLGIEPEMVVREGKPTEEIHKLIEEDQDIAILVLAAGAGKEGPGPLVGAVAGKGAAFPIPVTVVPQNLSDDEIESLA encoded by the coding sequence ATGGTCTCCAAACGCCTCAGCCGCGAAGCCGGTCATCGCAGGAAATTCCTGGCGATCATCGATGACACGCCGGAATGCGAACGCGCCGTCGCCTACGCCTCGAAGCGGGCGCAGAGCACCAGCGGCACGCTGGTGCTGCTCTATGTCATCGTACCGGACGATTTCCAACACTGGCTGGGCGTCGAGAAGATCATGCGCGAGGAGGCGAACGCCACGGCGCGCGCGGCGCTCGATGGCTACGCCAACAAGGTGCGCCAGAAGCTCGGCATCGAACCGGAGATGGTCGTGCGCGAAGGCAAGCCGACGGAAGAGATCCATAAGCTGATCGAGGAAGACCAGGATATCGCCATTCTCGTGCTGGCGGCCGGTGCCGGCAAGGAAGGGCCGGGGCCGCTGGTCGGCGCCGTGGCCGGCAAGGGCGCTGCCTTTCCGATCCCGGTGACCGTGGTGCCGCAGAACCTGTCGGACGACGAGATCGAGAGCCTCGCCTAG
- a CDS encoding glycogen debranching N-terminal domain-containing protein, producing the protein MARLNREAGKSGRPNPQSSGKARPAPRHREQSARAQDKVQQTPQAQQERKLRVLTKGHPAMVDSIAGAVTVKNLDLYYVVASDAQMPVKGEHGFGLYFHDCRFLGGYEMALAGLAPVVLASTAQEGYRALFELTNPELQLEQGQSIPKDELGIRWQRVLDAGQTCVREVMTIQNFGHQACSFPLTLHFRAGFEDIFSVRGLVQDNLGRSEQPAWRGGKLEFVYHGADRLRRTVTVTFSPAPDTRHKTAAEFRIRVPAGDTRTITVTLELTENAEEAEAGHLDQRPAVTLGSLARNLQNSSQQWLEQHTKLTSDSALLNGIMDRSLRDLAVLRSRLGDKEYFAAGVPWFVALFGRDSLIVALEMLAFQPEIAAQTLRLLASYQGWRDDPWREEQPGKIIHELRVGELARAGDVPHAQFYGTVDATPLFLLLLGRHAAWTGDLGLFRELREPVERALGWIAKAGDNHGDGYLKYRSRSEKGLVNQGWKDSGDAIVRADGSLAKPPIALVEVQGYVFAAKRAIADLYERAGEPDRASQLRHEAETLRKRFNRDFWCEEQGIFVLALEAGGRRAEVVSSNPGHALWTGIADEDKGHRSVARLMQDDMFSGWGVRTLSTAERRYNPVGYHLGTVWPHDNALLAAGCRNHGEDEAALRIFTAIAEAAAHFRHQRLPEAMAGFRREDFQAPVHYPVACHPQAWAAGAIPFLVTTCLGLEPDAFAGKLRVVRPRLPDFAKHIALHGLRVGDGSADLEFRRTADGAEVTILRTNGQLSVDVEG; encoded by the coding sequence ATGGCCAGATTGAACAGGGAAGCAGGCAAGAGCGGGCGGCCCAACCCGCAAAGCAGCGGGAAGGCCCGGCCTGCTCCACGACACCGCGAGCAGTCGGCACGAGCTCAGGACAAGGTGCAGCAGACTCCGCAGGCGCAGCAGGAGCGCAAGCTTCGTGTGCTGACCAAGGGGCATCCGGCCATGGTGGACAGCATCGCCGGTGCGGTCACGGTCAAGAACCTCGATCTTTACTACGTCGTCGCTTCGGACGCGCAGATGCCTGTGAAAGGCGAGCACGGGTTCGGGCTGTATTTTCACGACTGCCGCTTCCTCGGCGGCTATGAGATGGCGCTTGCCGGTCTGGCTCCCGTCGTGTTGGCCTCGACCGCACAAGAGGGCTATCGGGCGCTTTTTGAATTGACCAATCCTGAGCTGCAGCTCGAGCAGGGGCAATCGATCCCCAAGGACGAACTCGGCATCCGCTGGCAGCGTGTTCTCGATGCGGGGCAGACCTGCGTGCGGGAGGTCATGACCATTCAGAACTTCGGGCACCAGGCATGCAGCTTTCCGCTGACCTTGCACTTCCGAGCCGGCTTCGAGGACATCTTCAGCGTGCGCGGGTTGGTGCAGGACAACCTCGGCAGATCCGAGCAACCCGCCTGGCGCGGCGGCAAGCTGGAGTTCGTGTACCACGGCGCCGATCGGCTGCGCAGGACAGTGACGGTCACCTTCTCGCCCGCGCCCGACACCAGGCACAAAACCGCTGCGGAGTTCCGCATCCGTGTCCCCGCGGGCGACACGCGGACCATCACGGTTACCCTCGAGCTTACCGAAAACGCCGAGGAGGCCGAGGCCGGGCATTTGGACCAGCGGCCGGCGGTTACGCTCGGCAGCCTCGCAAGAAACCTCCAGAACAGTTCACAACAATGGCTGGAGCAGCATACGAAGCTCACCAGCGACAGCGCGCTGCTCAACGGCATCATGGACCGCTCGCTGCGCGATCTCGCGGTGCTGAGATCGCGCCTGGGCGACAAGGAGTATTTTGCCGCCGGCGTGCCGTGGTTCGTCGCCCTGTTCGGCCGCGACAGTCTGATCGTGGCCTTGGAGATGCTGGCTTTCCAGCCGGAGATCGCCGCCCAGACATTGCGGCTGCTGGCCAGCTATCAGGGGTGGCGGGACGATCCGTGGCGCGAGGAGCAGCCCGGCAAGATCATCCATGAACTCAGGGTCGGCGAGCTTGCCCGGGCCGGCGACGTTCCGCACGCCCAATTCTACGGCACGGTGGACGCAACCCCGCTCTTCCTGCTGCTTCTGGGCCGCCATGCGGCGTGGACCGGCGACCTCGGTCTGTTCCGCGAATTGCGGGAGCCGGTGGAACGCGCGCTGGGCTGGATCGCGAAGGCCGGGGACAACCATGGCGACGGCTACCTCAAATATCGCAGCCGGTCCGAGAAAGGCCTGGTCAACCAGGGATGGAAGGATTCAGGCGACGCCATCGTCAGGGCCGACGGCAGCCTTGCGAAGCCGCCGATAGCGCTGGTCGAGGTGCAGGGCTACGTATTTGCCGCGAAGCGGGCGATTGCCGATCTCTACGAGCGCGCCGGAGAGCCCGATCGGGCAAGCCAGCTTCGCCATGAAGCCGAGACGCTTCGGAAACGATTCAACCGTGACTTCTGGTGCGAGGAGCAAGGCATCTTCGTCCTCGCCCTGGAGGCCGGAGGCCGCCGGGCCGAAGTCGTCTCCTCAAATCCCGGGCACGCGCTGTGGACCGGTATCGCGGACGAGGACAAGGGGCACCGGTCCGTGGCGCGCCTTATGCAGGACGACATGTTCAGCGGCTGGGGCGTGCGCACCCTGTCGACGGCGGAACGGCGCTACAATCCGGTCGGATACCATCTCGGAACCGTTTGGCCGCATGACAATGCGCTGCTGGCGGCCGGCTGTCGAAACCATGGCGAGGATGAAGCGGCGCTGCGGATCTTCACCGCGATTGCCGAGGCTGCCGCGCACTTTCGCCACCAAAGGCTGCCCGAGGCGATGGCGGGCTTTCGACGCGAGGATTTCCAGGCGCCGGTGCATTATCCCGTGGCTTGCCACCCGCAGGCCTGGGCAGCCGGAGCGATACCGTTCCTGGTGACCACGTGCCTCGGGCTGGAGCCCGACGCATTCGCCGGGAAACTGCGGGTGGTGCGGCCTCGCCTGCCCGACTTTGCAAAGCACATAGCGCTTCACGGGCTGCGCGTCGGTGACGGCAGCGCCGACCTCGAATTCAGGCGGACCGCCGACGGGGCCGAGGTAACCATCCTGCGGACAAATGGACAACTGAGCGTCGATGTTGAAGGATAG
- a CDS encoding NifU family protein — MFIQTESTPNPATLKFLPGKEVLLEGTADFRDADSAATASPLAGRLFEIPGVTGVFFGYDFITVSKDGPDWQHLKPAILGAIMEHFMSGAPVMAKAGPAAETSQTGEFYDKADEELVITIKELLDTRVRPAVAQDGGDITFRGFENGTVFLHMKGACAGCPSSTATLKHGIQNLLRHFVPEVQQVEQVS, encoded by the coding sequence ATGTTCATCCAGACCGAGTCGACGCCCAATCCGGCGACGCTGAAATTCCTGCCCGGCAAGGAAGTGCTGCTCGAAGGCACCGCCGATTTCCGCGATGCCGACAGTGCGGCGACGGCCTCGCCGCTGGCTGGCCGGCTGTTCGAAATCCCCGGCGTCACCGGTGTTTTCTTCGGCTACGATTTCATCACCGTGTCCAAGGACGGCCCGGACTGGCAGCACCTGAAGCCGGCGATCCTCGGCGCCATCATGGAGCATTTCATGTCCGGCGCGCCTGTCATGGCCAAGGCCGGTCCCGCCGCCGAGACCAGCCAGACCGGCGAATTCTACGACAAGGCCGACGAGGAGCTCGTCATCACCATCAAGGAGCTGCTCGATACGCGGGTGCGCCCGGCGGTGGCGCAGGACGGCGGCGACATCACCTTCCGCGGCTTCGAGAACGGCACCGTGTTCCTGCACATGAAAGGTGCGTGCGCCGGTTGCCCGTCGTCGACGGCGACGTTGAAGCACGGCATCCAGAACCTGCTTCGCCATTTCGTGCCGGAAGTGCAGCAGGTCGAACAGGTTTCCTAA
- a CDS encoding L,D-transpeptidase gives MRMKSLAIVAALALSTAIAGCSTIGGQIFSNDYGAVTDAGYQLPRIPIEKVPSKYHRQEVNYDSKEKPGTIIVDTQNKFLYFVEGGGRAIRYGIGVGREGFEWHGTAHIAIKREWPTWTPPSQMIKRQPELAKFAGGMDPGLKNPLGARAMYLFNKGGDMGYRLHGSPEWNSIGKAMSSGCIRLMNQDVIDLYDRAEVGAKVIVL, from the coding sequence ATGCGCATGAAGTCGCTTGCAATAGTCGCCGCACTGGCGTTGTCCACCGCTATTGCCGGTTGCAGCACCATCGGCGGGCAGATCTTCTCCAACGACTATGGCGCGGTGACCGATGCCGGTTACCAGCTGCCGCGTATCCCGATCGAGAAAGTGCCTTCGAAGTACCATCGCCAGGAAGTCAATTACGACAGCAAGGAAAAGCCGGGCACCATCATCGTCGATACGCAGAACAAGTTCCTTTACTTCGTCGAGGGCGGCGGCCGGGCAATCCGCTACGGTATCGGCGTAGGCCGCGAGGGTTTTGAATGGCACGGCACCGCCCATATCGCCATCAAGCGCGAATGGCCGACCTGGACCCCGCCCTCGCAGATGATCAAGCGCCAGCCCGAACTCGCCAAGTTCGCCGGCGGCATGGATCCGGGCCTGAAGAACCCGCTCGGCGCGCGCGCCATGTACCTGTTCAACAAGGGCGGTGACATGGGCTACCGCCTGCACGGCAGCCCGGAATGGAACTCGATCGGCAAGGCGATGTCGTCGGGTTGCATCCGGCTGATGAACCAGGATGTCATCGACCTCTACGATCGCGCCGAGGTCGGCGCCAAGGTCATCGTTCTTTAG
- the cueR gene encoding Cu(I)-responsive transcriptional regulator produces MNVGDAAHRSGLPAKTIRYYEEIGLIAPARAANGYRDYSGDDIHRLAFLRRARNLGFSIDDCRQLMALYRDRGRASHDVRAIAAAHVTAIEEKVRELQSMRSTLQKLVHACHGDERPDCPILDDMAGAALAGDKPHRRSGRQRVEEGVLGEGGASRLATRS; encoded by the coding sequence ATGAATGTCGGCGACGCCGCCCACCGCTCAGGCCTGCCGGCCAAGACCATCCGCTACTACGAGGAAATCGGCCTGATCGCGCCCGCGCGCGCCGCCAATGGCTACCGCGACTATTCGGGCGACGACATCCACCGGTTGGCCTTCCTGCGCCGCGCGCGCAACCTCGGCTTTTCCATCGACGACTGCCGCCAACTGATGGCGCTCTACAGGGATCGCGGCCGCGCCAGCCACGACGTGCGCGCGATCGCCGCCGCCCACGTCACAGCCATCGAGGAGAAGGTGCGCGAGCTGCAATCGATGCGCTCGACGCTGCAGAAGCTCGTTCATGCCTGCCATGGCGACGAGCGGCCGGACTGCCCGATCCTGGATGATATGGCGGGGGCGGCGTTGGCCGGCGACAAACCGCACCGCAGGAGCGGTCGACAGCGTGTCGAGGAAGGTGTCCTGGGCGAAGGCGGCGCCAGCCGCCTTGCCACGCGCTCGTGA
- a CDS encoding nucleoside deaminase: MTRDQMLAHLRTADAVARETAAHGHHPFGAVLVGPDDAILMRQGNIDTVHHAETELARRAAAAYSPAFLWTCTLVSTGEPCAMCTGTLYWANIGRLVYGFEETELLALTGDHPENPTMSLSSRVVLGSGQKKIEVHGPFPEIADELVAVHRGFWQR; encoded by the coding sequence ATGACCCGCGACCAGATGCTCGCCCACCTTCGCACCGCCGATGCGGTCGCTCGCGAGACTGCCGCGCACGGCCATCATCCGTTCGGTGCGGTGCTGGTCGGTCCCGACGACGCGATCCTCATGCGCCAAGGCAACATCGACACCGTTCATCACGCCGAGACCGAACTCGCACGGCGCGCGGCGGCAGCCTATTCGCCGGCGTTTCTCTGGACCTGCACGCTGGTCTCGACCGGCGAGCCCTGTGCGATGTGCACCGGAACGCTCTACTGGGCGAATATCGGGCGGCTGGTCTATGGCTTCGAGGAGACCGAGCTTCTCGCGCTGACCGGCGACCATCCCGAAAACCCGACGATGAGCCTGTCCTCGCGCGTCGTGCTCGGCTCTGGACAGAAGAAGATCGAGGTTCACGGCCCCTTCCCCGAAATTGCGGACGAACTGGTCGCGGTGCACCGTGGCTTCTGGCAGCGATAG
- a CDS encoding DUF6894 family protein, with protein MALYYFHLDNNGTSFPDDGGTECQDVAVVRYEAINFLAEMTRNALPDGDDHKLVIVVKDGGGDLVFRASLFEVETGRLSASPPSPGHGTVGT; from the coding sequence ATGGCGCTCTATTATTTCCACCTCGACAACAACGGAACGAGCTTCCCTGACGATGGGGGCACAGAGTGCCAGGACGTTGCCGTTGTCAGGTATGAAGCAATCAATTTCCTGGCAGAGATGACGAGAAACGCGCTTCCGGATGGCGATGACCACAAGCTGGTGATCGTAGTCAAAGATGGCGGCGGAGATTTGGTTTTTCGAGCCAGTCTTTTTGAGGTTGAAACGGGGCGTCTGTCGGCATCACCACCCTCGCCAGGTCATGGAACCGTGGGAACCTGA
- a CDS encoding MmcB family DNA repair protein yields MPIISPIPLNPLIDGRQSERAMLVRRGVQRLLMQMGAHVLPELSLATGRRADLVALTRQGDIWIIEIKSSIEDFRVDRKWPDYRLHSDRFFFATHPGVPAEIFPEECGFILSDGYGAEILRDAPEHRMAAATRKALMLRIARAGASRLLAAELAGVAVPALEGESE; encoded by the coding sequence ATGCCAATCATCTCCCCGATTCCCCTGAACCCTCTGATCGACGGTCGCCAGTCCGAGCGCGCCATGCTGGTGCGGCGGGGCGTGCAGCGGCTGCTGATGCAAATGGGCGCGCATGTGCTGCCCGAACTGTCGCTGGCCACCGGCCGCCGCGCCGACCTCGTGGCGCTGACCCGGCAAGGCGATATCTGGATCATCGAGATCAAATCCTCGATCGAGGATTTTCGCGTCGACCGCAAATGGCCTGATTACCGGCTGCATTCCGACCGTTTCTTCTTTGCTACCCATCCCGGCGTGCCAGCCGAAATCTTTCCCGAAGAATGCGGCTTCATCCTCTCCGACGGCTATGGCGCCGAAATCCTGCGCGACGCGCCGGAGCACCGCATGGCGGCGGCAACGCGCAAGGCGCTGATGCTGCGCATCGCAAGGGCGGGTGCTTCGCGGCTGCTGGCGGCGGAGCTGGCGGGCGTGGCAGTGCCGGCGCTGGAGGGGGAGAGCGAGTAA
- the nhaA gene encoding Na+/H+ antiporter NhaA, translated as MQDLKQRPVSVFREFLDSEAAGGIILMAAAALALIVANSPLAETYFSVLHAYLGPLSVSHWVNDGLMAVFFLLVGLEIKREMLDGQLSTWPRRVLPGIAAAGGMVVPALVYVAVNSNNPAALSGWAIPTATDIAFALGVLSLLGSRVPASLKVFLTALAIIDDLGAVIIIAIFYTSGLSLAYLGAAFAVIAALVVLNRMRVMTLVPYLVLGAVLWVLVLKSGVHATLAGVALALTIPLERSAGIGHDLDHSPLHRLEHGLHKLVAFIVVPIFGFANAGVSLAGLSVSALIEPLTLGVAAGLVVGKLVGVFGSSALAIRFGLADLPAHAGWSHMIGISLLCGIGFTMSLFIGLLAFASDVALQDAVKVGILAGSFVAALLGAAVLLMAPAAGGVEEAEE; from the coding sequence ATGCAGGATTTGAAGCAACGGCCGGTTTCCGTCTTTCGCGAATTCCTGGACAGCGAGGCGGCTGGCGGGATCATCCTGATGGCGGCGGCCGCCCTTGCCCTGATCGTCGCCAATTCGCCGCTTGCCGAAACCTATTTCTCCGTTCTCCACGCCTATCTCGGCCCGCTCAGCGTCTCGCACTGGGTCAATGACGGGCTGATGGCGGTGTTCTTCCTGCTCGTCGGGCTGGAGATCAAGCGCGAGATGCTGGACGGCCAGCTCTCGACCTGGCCGCGCCGGGTGCTGCCCGGCATAGCCGCGGCCGGCGGCATGGTGGTGCCGGCGCTGGTCTATGTCGCCGTCAACAGCAACAACCCGGCCGCATTGTCCGGCTGGGCGATCCCGACCGCCACCGATATCGCCTTCGCCCTCGGCGTGCTGTCGCTGCTCGGCAGCCGCGTGCCGGCCTCGCTGAAGGTCTTCCTGACCGCGCTTGCCATCATCGACGACCTGGGCGCCGTCATCATCATCGCCATATTCTACACCAGCGGTCTGTCGCTGGCCTATCTCGGCGCGGCCTTCGCCGTCATTGCCGCGCTTGTCGTGCTCAACCGCATGCGGGTGATGACGCTGGTGCCTTATCTCGTGCTTGGCGCCGTCCTGTGGGTGCTGGTGCTGAAGTCCGGCGTCCATGCCACGCTCGCCGGCGTGGCGCTGGCGCTCACCATTCCGCTCGAACGCTCCGCCGGGATCGGCCACGATCTCGACCATTCGCCGCTGCACCGGCTCGAGCATGGTCTGCACAAGCTGGTGGCGTTCATCGTCGTGCCGATCTTCGGCTTCGCCAATGCCGGCGTTTCGCTTGCCGGCCTGAGCGTCAGTGCCTTGATCGAGCCTCTGACGCTGGGCGTCGCGGCCGGTCTCGTCGTCGGCAAGCTGGTCGGCGTGTTCGGCTCCTCCGCGCTCGCCATCCGCTTCGGCCTCGCCGACCTGCCGGCCCATGCCGGCTGGTCGCACATGATCGGCATCTCGCTGCTGTGTGGCATCGGCTTCACCATGAGCCTGTTCATCGGCCTGCTCGCCTTCGCCAGCGACGTGGCGCTGCAGGACGCGGTCAAGGTCGGCATTCTCGCGGGTTCCTTCGTCGCCGCGCTGCTCGGCGCCGCGGTGCTGCTGATGGCGCCGGCTGCGGGGGGAGTGGAAGAAGCGGAGGAGTAG
- a CDS encoding ActR/PrrA/RegA family redox response regulator transcription factor, producing the protein MTGDENSGPMVEGEDTSLLIVDDDKPFLTRLARAMETRGFVVETAESVEEAVGKARANPPAYAVVDMRLGDGNGLDVVAAIREKREDSRTIILTGYGNIATAVTAVKLGAVDYLSKPADADDVFAALTRTTGERAAPPENPMSADRVRWEHIQRVYEMCERNVSETARRLNMHRRTLQRILAKRAPR; encoded by the coding sequence ATGACAGGCGATGAAAACAGTGGGCCCATGGTTGAAGGCGAGGACACCTCGCTTCTGATCGTCGATGACGACAAGCCGTTCCTGACCCGTCTGGCCCGTGCCATGGAAACCAGGGGCTTCGTGGTCGAGACCGCCGAGAGCGTCGAGGAGGCCGTGGGCAAGGCCCGCGCCAATCCGCCCGCTTATGCGGTGGTCGACATGCGGCTGGGCGACGGCAACGGCCTCGACGTGGTCGCCGCCATCCGCGAGAAGCGCGAGGATTCCCGCACCATCATCTTGACCGGCTACGGCAACATCGCCACCGCGGTGACCGCGGTGAAACTCGGCGCCGTCGACTATCTGTCGAAGCCCGCCGATGCCGACGATGTCTTCGCGGCACTGACCCGCACCACCGGCGAGCGCGCCGCGCCTCCGGAAAACCCGATGTCGGCCGACCGCGTGCGCTGGGAACATATCCAGCGCGTCTACGAAATGTGCGAGCGCAACGTCTCCGAGACCGCGCGCCGGCTCAACATGCATCGCCGCACGCTGCAGCGGATACTGGCCAAGCGCGCGCCGCGCTAG